The Corylus avellana chromosome ca11, CavTom2PMs-1.0 genome contains the following window.
gactaaattgaaaaaaatttctcatagCTTCATACCCTTTTTGGCAATTGCATTTTCAACTTCGGTTTCAATTTTTGCGTGGCTTTTaatattgagaaataattttaCATTGTATGTAAACAAGACCTTGAGCTCTTTATAAATAACCTTCTCTtattgaactatatatatatatatatatatatatatatatataaaagagaaacacAATCCTCAAATTGTGTTCTATAAAAACAATGTTCCACTCATCATAAAGAGAATGCAGCATAAAATTACCAAATACAGGTTTACTACAAATCCGGGCATTGTACTGCTCTTATTAggcaagaaaacaagaaagaaagagaagactaatttaattcatttgtgTAGGCGATAAGTAGGAATTGCAAGTAGAGGCTTTATTCTTGGAGTTGTAACACCAAATTCCTCTGTCATGTCCAACTCATTTGGCTGCATCCTATCAGGAAGCTCCCAATCAAAGCAATGTACAAGTTGTGCCACCACTAGCCGAACCACAGTGAGACCCAATTGAATCCCCGGGCAGCCTCTTCTGCCGGACCCAAATGGGATAAGTTGGAAGTCACGTCCCCGGACATCTATATTACTTCCGACAAACCTTTCTGGGAAGAACTTCTCTGCATCATTCCAAGCACTTGGGTCTCGCCCAATTGCCCATACATTTATCATCACTCTAGACTTGTGGGGTATGTGGAAACCGTTGATCGTGCAATCCTCCGTGGCCTCATGAGGTAGCAACAATGGTGCTATTGGATGGAGCCTGAAGGTTTCCTTCAAAACCATGTCCAAGTACTCCAACCCATCCAAGTCCGATTCCTCTACCATCCTCTCCAACCCCACCACATCTTCCAACTCCTTTTGAACTTTCTTCATTACCTGGGGATTCTTCATTAGTTCTGAGAGTGCCCACTCAATTACTGTTGCTGAAGTGTCCATTGATCCTGCAAGCATGTCCTACAAGTAAAAGACTGTCAGAAAAATTACGACTCTGTTTGAAACAAAACATGCATGCCAGTTGTATGAATAATTACCAGAATGATGGCTTTGATATTGGAGCGTTCAATCCGGTACTCAGATTCTTGAGATCCCATGAAGCTCAACATGACATCAACGAAGTCCTTGGTCTTATTTTCGTCCTTGGATTGGACATGTTCATCGATGATCTTCTCAAAAAAGTCATCGAAAACCTTACTAACAGCCTTCATCCGCCGGGTCAGCCCCTGAAGATCAAAGCGCGCAATACAAGGAATATAGTCACCAAGATTAGGAATTGCTCCCAGTTGCATGCCTTCATGGATTACAGCCTTGAATCCCTTCTCATCAAGATCCTTGTCCATGTACTTCTTCCCAAACACCATACGGCAACTCATATCCGCGCTGAGAGACGAAACCTTGGCACTCAGATCAACAGCAACACAATCGCGGGCAGCCTCTTGAACAAACTTTACCAAAAGTCCAAGCTCTTCTTTTCTCATGGGTTTGAAAGAACTGATTTTATGACTGCTAAGCAATTCAAGGGTGCACATCTTCCGTATGTTGCGCCAATAAGAGCCGTATGGAGCCATGGACAAGTTCTTTTGCTCATAAGAGATGTGCTTTGCGGCCTCAAGAGGCGGTCTACCAGCAAACACCAGGTCATGTGCTTTAAGGAACTGCTCAGCAGCCTGAGGCGATGAGACAATAATAGTAGGCATCAAGCCTAGGCGTAAGTGCATGACGGGGCCATGTTTTTGGGCTAGTCGATGAAGATCGCGATGAGGTAATTCCCCCAACATATGAAGGTTCCCAAATATAGGGAACCCTCTTGGACCCGGAGGtagtttcttcttcttgctaCTGCTTTTCCATGCCCATTCTCGCAGGAGATAAGCAAGCATCACCAGTCCTGCGGCTATGGTCCATGTCCAAGCCATGGTGGTCATGTTTGATTCGGATGCAACAAGAGAGAAGGTAGAACtagtgttttttgtttaattttctagCTCCCTGGTCTTTCTTTCTTATACCCATTTTCGCCGAACATATTACTTGTTTTCTCGGTCAATTACACATCCCTACACATTTGAATCCATCTTTCCTGATATGGTATTAAAATAGTCggtaaatattaaataagaggatctaataataatattttttttcacgtcaaaaaaaaaaaaaaaaaaaaaaaaagcaattgaCTATTGAGGATGTGAGAAAGGAGTATTTGGAGCATTTTCTATTAACGTGCAGAGAACTCGGCATGGTGGGCAGCACAAGCGGGTGATAGCAGGTTTAGGTGATTTTTGACGATCCACTCAAACTCGATGGTTAATGGGATTTTCTTTGTCAAAAGGCTGCCGCacaattaataaattattgtgCTACAAATTCTTAATTTGTAGCAGAAATTCTTTGACTAGTGACTAGTGAGTCCcacagtttttttatttttttattatttttgcagaGAATAGTGAGCTTTCTCGTAAAATGTGAAAGCTTctctaataaaataagaaaaaataaataaaaacgtgAATCTGACACAACCATGAGCTTTAATTTTGCATATGCTATTAGTGCAAATTAATCATAAGAatcataataaaaatcaattctaaatatttGATTCCCTAAATTATTCCTTATTTGGAATAAATCACCTAACAACGTAATTATGTTTAatttaaatcacaaaaatacaTGTGGCATACGTGTCATtccttaaatgaaatttcttacattctcccacttcgCCCTTATGACATATGAATTTTTTATGGTGTTTGGTTTTTAATATAttcataactttatttattccaactatTCAATATTAAATCCTCCCACTCCCATAAAGAATAATACACATGAATCTAGCGGTGAGCATCAATCGGTTATGGTCGGTCTcggaagaaaattttttgtttcgcCCCCGAGTCGGTAAAGTCAGTAAATTCACCGACTTCTTCCGccaagcttttgttttgttaccGATTGAAATCGATAAGTCGGTTAAGATGTCAGTCGATAAGTCGAAATGGATTTCGGtaaaaatattgttgttgtCTGCCCATTTTGTTGAGATAGTTGAGGAAGAAGTTTTAACGTTTGAGACTTTTTTGCAGAGGAGAAGATAGCCggagaagaagatgaataatattttgttttttactaaGGTAAACAAATGGACGGTGGAGATGACATCTTTGAGTCTTGGGAATAGAATTAGGCTTGAATGGGAGTATGGAGTTTATGGACAAGTGTGTGACAACATCATGaaataagacaaataaaagaggaaaagtAGACATTATTTGGGGAAgtgagaaataaaataatacaaataataacaatttttgtaataaataaatgaacctTATTTGGGGGAgtggaaataaaataagacaaCAATAATTTTGCAATAAATAAATGAGTAATGCCAATCATAGGTCGCATATGcgtttcatcatcttcttctaccAACACCAATTTCTTCCTCTATTACTTCTCAAATGCAAagtcatagtttttttttttttttttcctaatccgCAGAGTCACAGTTGATTCATCAAGGATATGCGTTATATACGTATTAACAGGTATTGTTGGTTCGGTGTCAGTCGAAAACCGACTTATGTAAAAGCTCTTCCGCCTACTGAACCAACAATGTCGGAAATCTTAAAAGTCTATCACCTATAGGCCGGCCAATAGTCGGTGTCGGTCGGTGTCAAGGTGGTTACAGTCGGAACACGGTCGATTGTCGGCTAATCGGTGAATTTGCTTAGCCCTACATGAATCATGATAGTAAAACTATCATATAATACGTCATCcctttgggagtgcgatttcaataagtgcgattttaaaaattgcgtttttaaaatcgcacaggcgattggtaaaacatactaaaaagtattttttttatcaattgagtgtttggataatatCAGCAtgtaattgcggtttcatgaccaacttaccaataaggatgaacaagacagagaagaagaagaaaaaaaaaaataagggttttaatatattttaggtgggtattcttggtatttttttcattccagttctaaaaaatgtaactattgcgctaaatatctttttaatagaaatcgtgattttgttttaaattcgcactttttcaaataagcaccctttaatcagcttataaaaatcgtaaatttttttgcgattttaaaatttgcgttttcaaaatcgcaatcccaaatactctaaaattacaatttggtttaaaatcgcagattattttttaaaaaaacacactctcaaacgcacccttagaGCATGTTTCCaccttttagtttattttacgTCATCAATCATTAtggtaaaattttcaaattcccTCTCATTCCATGTAAAGCATATCATAATTGAGGCATACcctcaatttcatttttttgagcCGGCCAACCATATCCgaccttcattttctttttccttttttagaaAGAACCATATATATCTTCCTCATTTCTgagtattatattatataaaggGTTGCTTTTCTGCATAACTAGCATCACTTAATTTGCAGATAATTAATCAACATGAAGCTCTTTACACCACTTTTGATCCTCTTCatggttttcctttcttttcatcAAGGTAcaagtactatatatatatatatatatatattttttcagtagATTAATTCTATTCTTTTGTAAACCTGCTAATTGATGCATGTGTATGGCCATGTTTGCACAGGTGAAAGCTACTTGAGGGTTTGCAGGGATTGGAATGTTCCTAAGGCGCTCTCTCCATGCAAGCTACCACAATGTGATCAGTTTTGTGCTAGGCTGCACTACAAACCTAGGGGTTGGGGAAATTGCATACACAAGATTTGCAGGTGTTCTTATCTTTGTCAACAATATGCTCCTCCAAAACATTAAGCCACTTTATCCCTCTTATTAAACCATATTTACCTTCTTCGGATCCAGAGTGGAGAGGATCCTTTAATAATTTCCCgtcttcaattaaaaaacaaaaaaaaaaagcggggATTTTTAAAGTAGGTTATGTCTCTATCAttgggtttttttcttcttcttttttttccttttttttttctttaattcatgCAGAAGTTGTatggatttgttatttttataaataaatctGCCACATAATGTCGTTAGATTTCAAGTTTTCTTTTGTGCACAAATTTACATTCTTAAACCACAAACTTGCTTTGAGAGTGTTTGGATGAGTATCTAGCTAGTATccaatgaagaagatgaataaaagtaaaaatgtttttgttttttttttttgaaaatgagttGAACCACCCATAAGATTTGGCAtcttcaatttgttttattcttCCTTAGCTACGATTGATGAAGATTTTGGGCATTTGTTAATTTAGTATTTactatattttaatataatttagggttaaatacctttttgcCCCTGTGGTttaaccattttattttttgtcccataggatttagtttttattacaggaggtacCTCAGGTTTACATAAAGACAGAGACAGTATATtcatcttaaaaaattaaattatttttgaaaaaaaaaattggacggAATTTAGACCGAGGTatcatctccgtctttatgTATATCTAaagtacctcatgtgataaaaactaaaccctaaggggcaaaaaataaagttgttaaaccacataagacaaaaaggtatttaaccctataatttATTGGTATAAATACTGTGGTGACAAAATCCAaaacatttaatttgaaaaaatgatttgagatttatggaattatatatatgaaaaaacttcactctccctcttaaacttttatatatatatattgtaagaaACCACAAACCAGAAACAAATACAGCAACATTAAGCTGCATGGGAAAGCTAGagcttttaaattatttaaataaattatcaaaGACATCATTATAAACTTTAAATCATAATTATAAGATTGATAGAGTTCATTTTTGGCCACGAAGATTGTCACGACTCACATTGAAGTTGTGAACCACCAAATCAAACATGAATTCTGTATTATATATTAACCAAATgcaaaaccacaaaaaataaataaataaaaaagaaaaagaaaagcgggaaaaaagaaaagaaaagagctaGAGAGAGCAATTTTGTCTTATTGTTCTCttcgattaaaaaaataaaataaaaactcccaATTTGATCACACAATCCGCTTGAATTGAAGGAAGAATTTGGCGTTTATGCATATAACTAACAATTATCACCGCCAGATTAGTACCCAAATTAAAGCCTATAATCACTATTTACTCGATTTTTATAGtaattgaacaaaaaaagaTCAATAGCATTTAATCCTTTGCACAATGTTTGAGGCGTTGCTTAGTAACCATCATCGGAATTGGATCATGTCTAGTTCAAATCTAGTTCCTTACATTTGAGggggcatttttatttttcacttttttttttttttttttgtaacaaaaataagaaaaccttttatcaaGACCATCCTGATAATACT
Protein-coding sequences here:
- the LOC132165530 gene encoding cytochrome P450 71AU50-like, translated to MTTMAWTWTIAAGLVMLAYLLREWAWKSSSKKKKLPPGPRGFPIFGNLHMLGELPHRDLHRLAQKHGPVMHLRLGLMPTIIVSSPQAAEQFLKAHDLVFAGRPPLEAAKHISYEQKNLSMAPYGSYWRNIRKMCTLELLSSHKISSFKPMRKEELGLLVKFVQEAARDCVAVDLSAKVSSLSADMSCRMVFGKKYMDKDLDEKGFKAVIHEGMQLGAIPNLGDYIPCIARFDLQGLTRRMKAVSKVFDDFFEKIIDEHVQSKDENKTKDFVDVMLSFMGSQESEYRIERSNIKAIILDMLAGSMDTSATVIEWALSELMKNPQVMKKVQKELEDVVGLERMVEESDLDGLEYLDMVLKETFRLHPIAPLLLPHEATEDCTINGFHIPHKSRVMINVWAIGRDPSAWNDAEKFFPERFVGSNIDVRGRDFQLIPFGSGRRGCPGIQLGLTVVRLVVAQLVHCFDWELPDRMQPNELDMTEEFGVTTPRIKPLLAIPTYRLHK